A window from Melitaea cinxia chromosome 5, ilMelCinx1.1, whole genome shotgun sequence encodes these proteins:
- the LOC123653744 gene encoding rootletin, translating into MEEENSNKSVEVSVLTAYKIDEKVTNREVNMENKTDNTIDSSIVVIKEENDSAENLGNCKNEKVESKQSLVENGSCEAIDVRSIGGDLDSLPVGDDLAIGAAGSDSGVEGCGRALSSGGGSRSCASSVVSCGSGCGSESSSLAGAPPRPRRRVNVTVTEPKRSSPIATSTSRPATAPRGPNLATRERARSREKPTPPEKPRPLTPKPRIRPTADLPNLVRESPALRAKPTKTSTARCRTPNSPVDEKKWPTNGQRLPPANDASATRVAADKYGTLPRRRRDADSESSPKHENTPPSRRPTVARSVSSRSVTKARVRIYAEKVSQTVLCGTDIESALAGIVPNIESRVDVSRCHRGVQASSRDTENARLAAAVVAAEAAAAEERERRLHAEAQLAAERSARLAAISELERNSQRLLELAGAGAGANADGCLRALEEQLRSAGELATRQRAEIDSLREHCDKLHAEACHGRETSRVLSARLAEAEREAAEMQDFLAAETGALGDSLRDAEAEVARLGAELERSRGECRQLVRMCEQRRQEALAARARARGGAGAAGAAAALDALARRLRALTDAVRAAYALPPHALQPSVYHNEAYCSHSSSEPLSPAEEARGLLGAVARALRSSAAPLAEPLAAHDDGRLSADDDSADLLDSETEPCLVTDPECAEEWWSGAEGAGAWSGDELSPERESCGDLDKDTESGPKSLRALSAAIAARQRWEAAGERAARGALLERVLALDARLAELLRALAAAALAAAPPDPPAAALALALRDKIEVTEKNVADVVVKKLAELDACKNLMEQYQQSIEALKSQLAQYGEEDEIQLFEQELARCDEGERRRRLQALEAALSALAAAPRPLPLARTLRRLARACT; encoded by the exons ATGGAAGAAGAAAATTCTAATAAATCCGTTGAAGTTAGCGTCCTAACGGCTTATAAAATTGACGAAAAAGTTACCAATAGAGAGGTAAACATGGAAAACAAAACAGATAATACAATTGACAGTTCAATTGTAGTTATTAAAGAAGAAAATGACAGTGCTGAAAATTTAGGGAATTGTAAGAATGAAAAAGTAGAGTCAAAACAATCACTAGTAGAAAACGGGTCCTGTGAAGCCATTGACGTGCGGTCGATAGGAGGCGATCTCGACAGCTTGCCGGTTGGTGACGATTTGGCGATCGGTGCTGCTGGAAGTGACAGTGGAGTGGAGGGCTGTGGTCGAGCTCTAAGCAGTGGAGGAGGATCCCGTTCATGCGCTTCCAGTGTCGTCTCTTGTGGTTCAGGATGCGGCTCTGAAAGCTCATCCTTAGCCGGAGCTCCTCCTCGGCCACGACGTCGCGTCAACGTTACTGTAACGGAACCGAAAAGAAGTTCACCCATCGCTACGTCTACATCTCGTCCAGCCACAGCGCCTCGGGGGCCTAACTTAGCCACACGTGAACGTGCAAGAAGTAGAGAAAAACCAACCCCGCCGGAGAAACCTCGACCATTAACACCCAAACCACGCATTCGTCCAACCGCCGATTTGCCAAACCTAGTTCGCGAGAGTCCAGCTTTACGTGCCAAACCAACAAAAACTTCCACTGCAAGGTGTAGGACGCCTAATTCACCTGTCGACGAGAAGAAATGGCCCACTAATGGGCAACGGCTTCCTCCTGCGAATGATGCATCTGCTACTCGAGTAGCAGCCGATAAATATGGTACATTACCAAGAAGAAGACGGGATGCTGATTCTGAGTCATCACCAAAACACGAAAATACACCACCTTCCAGAAGACCAACCGTAGCTAGATCTGTTTCTTCGCGGTCAGTAACAAAAGCTCGTGTTAGGATATATGCTGAAAAAGTTTCACAAACAGTGCTGTGTGGAACTGATATCGAATCTGCTCTTGCGGGAATTGTGCCAAATATAGAAAG TCGTGTAGACGTGTCACGGTGCCACCGTGGTGTTCAAGCTAGCTCTCGTGATACGGAGAACGCTCGCCTGGCGGCGGCAGTAGTGGCGGCCGAAGCTGCAGCGGCGGAGGAACGAGAGAGGAGGCTCCACGCTGAAGCACAACTGGCCGCTGAGCGGTCGGCCAGACTAGCGGCTATATCTGAATTGGAGAGGAATTCGCAAAGACTTTTGGAACTTGCTGGCGCTG GCGCCGGTGCTAATGCAGATGGGTGTCTCCGAGCTCTGGAGGAGCAGTTACGCTCAGCCGGCGAGCTGGCCACCAGACAACGGGCAGAGATAGACTCACTGCGGGAACACTGCGATAAATTACATGCG GAGGCGTGTCACGGGCGCGAGACGTCGCGCGTACTGTCGGCGCGGCTGGCCGAGGCGGAGCGCGAGGCGGCCGAGATGCAGGACTTCCTGGCCGCGGAGACCGGCGCGCTCGGGGACTCGCTGCGGGACGCGGAGGCGGAGGTGGCGCGCCTCGGTGCCGAGCTCGAGCGCAG CCGCGGCGAGTGCCGGCAGCTCGTGCGCATGTGCGAGCAGCGGCGGCAGGAGGCGCTGGCGGCGAgagcgcgcgcgcgcggcggggcgggcgcggcgggcgcggcggccgCGCTGGACGCGCTGGCGCGGCGCCTGCGCGCGCTCACGGACGCCGTGCGCGCCGCCTACGCGCTGCCGCCGCACGCGCTGCAGCCCAGCGTCTACCACAACGAGGCCTACTGCAG CCACAGCTCGAGCGAGCCGCTGTCCCCGGCGGAGGAGGCGCGCGGGCTGCTGGGCGCGgtggcgcgcgcgctgcgctCGTCCGCCGCGCCGCTCGCCGAGCCGCTCGCCGCGCACGACGACGGCCGCCTGTCCGCCGACGACGACTCCGCGGACCTGCTCGACTCGGAGACCGAGCCCTGCCTCGTCACCGACCCCG AATGCGCCGAAGAGTGGTGGTCGGGCGCGGAGGGCGCGGGAGCTTGGAGTGGGGATGAGCTGTCGCCTGAGCGGGAGTCCTGCGGGGACCTCGACAAAG ACACTGAAAGTGGGCCAAAA TCGCTCCGGGCGCTGTCGGCCGCCATCGCGGCCCGCCAGCGCTGGGAGGCGGCGGGCGagcgcgcggcgcgcggcgcgctgctggagcgcgtgctggcgctggacgcgcgcctggccgagctgctgcgcgcgctggccgccgccgcgctggccgccgcgccgcccgacccgcccgccgccgcgctggcgcTCGCGCTGCG agATAAAATTGAAGTGACTGAAAAAAACGTAGCTGATGTCGTAGTGAAGAAGCTGGCCGAACTCGACGCCTGTAAGAACCTAATGGAACAATACCAACAGTCAATAGAA